From a single Rodentibacter sp. JRC1 genomic region:
- the purA gene encoding adenylosuccinate synthase translates to MGKSVAILGAQWGDEGKGKIVDLLTDRVKYVVRYQGGHNAGHTLIINGEKTVLRLIPSGILRPNVTCLIGNGVVLSPAALMQEMGELESRGINVRERLLISEACPLILPYHVAMDHAREAALGKKAIGTTGRGIGPAYEDKVARRGLRVGDLFDKETFAEKLKNILEYYNFQLVNYYKVDPVDYQKTLNDVMEVADVITGMVADITTILDTARKNGDNILFEGAQGTMLDIDHGTYPYVTSSNTTAGGVATGAGFGPRNLDYVLGIIKAYCTRVGGGPFTTELFDDVGTEIARKGNEFGAVTGRARRCGWFDAVAIRRAVQLNSISGFCMTKLDVLDGFDEIKICVAYKMPNGEIVEYAPLAAKDWEGVEPIYETLPGWKENTFRVTDVNKLPQNCRNYIKRIEEVTGVPVDILSTGPDRVETMILRDPFGA, encoded by the coding sequence ATGGGAAAAAGTGTTGCTATCCTAGGCGCTCAATGGGGCGATGAAGGTAAAGGCAAAATCGTTGATTTATTAACGGATCGCGTAAAATATGTTGTGCGTTATCAAGGCGGTCATAACGCCGGTCATACGCTAATTATTAACGGAGAAAAAACCGTATTGCGTTTGATTCCATCCGGTATATTACGCCCGAATGTAACCTGCCTAATCGGTAACGGTGTGGTACTTTCTCCGGCAGCATTAATGCAAGAGATGGGCGAACTTGAAAGTCGCGGTATCAATGTGCGTGAGCGTTTATTAATTTCCGAAGCTTGCCCGCTAATTTTGCCTTATCACGTTGCGATGGATCACGCTCGTGAGGCCGCTCTCGGCAAAAAAGCAATCGGTACGACCGGTCGTGGCATCGGGCCGGCTTATGAAGATAAAGTCGCTCGCCGTGGCTTACGCGTAGGGGATTTATTTGATAAAGAAACTTTTGCCGAAAAACTCAAGAACATTCTTGAATACTATAATTTCCAATTAGTAAATTACTATAAAGTTGACCCTGTTGATTATCAAAAAACCTTAAATGATGTTATGGAGGTTGCCGATGTCATCACCGGTATGGTGGCCGACATTACTACGATCCTTGATACCGCACGTAAAAATGGCGACAACATTCTATTTGAAGGCGCACAAGGTACGATGTTAGATATCGATCATGGTACTTATCCGTACGTAACCAGCTCAAACACTACCGCCGGTGGTGTGGCTACCGGTGCCGGTTTTGGTCCGCGTAATCTTGATTATGTATTGGGTATCATCAAGGCTTACTGTACTCGCGTAGGTGGCGGCCCGTTCACAACGGAATTATTTGACGATGTGGGTACAGAAATTGCACGCAAAGGGAATGAGTTCGGTGCAGTAACCGGTCGGGCCCGTCGTTGCGGTTGGTTCGATGCGGTAGCAATTCGCCGAGCAGTTCAACTTAACTCAATTTCAGGCTTCTGTATGACAAAATTAGACGTATTAGACGGCTTTGATGAAATAAAAATCTGTGTTGCGTACAAAATGCCAAACGGTGAAATTGTGGAATATGCCCCACTTGCAGCAAAAGACTGGGAAGGCGTAGAGCCTATTTACGAAACCTTACCGGGTTGGAAAGAAAACACTTTCCGTGTAACCGATGTCAATAAATTGCCACAAAACTGCCGTAACTATATCAAACGTATTGAAGAAGTTACCGGCGTACCGGTAGATATTCTTTCTACCGGTCCTGATCGTGTTGAAACCATGATTTTACGTGATCCTTTCGGTGCATAA
- a CDS encoding DUF484 family protein → MNTQDIITYLKTHPDFFTQHPDLLETLTLYHPHKGSISLVEAQLAQQRKQITTLTSQIEKLHQLAIQEADIFFALMPLQKKLFQAENFLSAANKLDQWAKSYELDGAKILLFSDSWEKDNSLPAHYRIDRKAFEIIRLERFGLRRFYLGDLSNKEKSLMFLAEEFPIGSVACCLLGTKNTHKPTALLLFRSRDTQRFHNGQDISFLKHLVDIVDIHLSRWLQERKSGI, encoded by the coding sequence ATGAATACACAAGACATTATTACTTATCTCAAAACACATCCCGATTTCTTCACACAACACCCCGATTTATTAGAAACATTAACGCTATACCACCCGCATAAAGGTTCAATATCGCTCGTTGAAGCACAATTGGCACAGCAACGTAAACAAATCACCACGTTAACTTCACAGATTGAAAAACTTCACCAACTGGCTATTCAAGAAGCCGATATTTTTTTCGCTCTAATGCCGCTACAAAAGAAACTTTTTCAAGCGGAAAATTTTCTTTCTGCGGCAAATAAGTTGGATCAATGGGCAAAATCCTATGAATTGGATGGAGCTAAAATTCTGCTATTTAGCGACAGCTGGGAAAAAGATAACAGTTTGCCTGCTCACTACCGGATTGATCGAAAAGCCTTTGAAATTATTCGGTTAGAACGCTTTGGCTTACGCCGGTTTTATCTGGGAGATTTAAGCAATAAAGAAAAATCCCTAATGTTTTTAGCGGAAGAATTTCCTATCGGTTCCGTTGCTTGCTGCCTACTCGGGACAAAAAATACGCACAAACCGACCGCACTTTTATTGTTTCGCTCTCGTGATACACAACGTTTTCATAATGGACAAGACATTTCGTTTCTCAAACACTTGGTCGATATCGTGGATATTCACTTGTCAAGATGGTTACAGGAAAGAAAATCGGGCATTTAA
- a CDS encoding LPS chain length-determining protein — MPSLKRKSKLKTFVISTALCGGIGYATSYWVHPIWKTEAEITQPALSQLGNYYSLSSMYHLMKSQDKADENIPNEVYQNFTEQLVSYDNLKNFWENSAYYQQKIAGDTKEKIPLLNELIEETHFQPINNKSGKITLRLNESEQLNTSLSSLINNANALTQKHLYDELIIQWKNLFTQVKTAAQFNLNNSNSARNQDWQEKLNMMRSVSPLDEQFTAFHFIKSPQAPKPQGRKSWAIIGAGIGFLFGLFSIFFRRNPKTSE, encoded by the coding sequence ATGCCATCTTTAAAGAGAAAATCAAAGCTAAAAACATTCGTGATTTCGACCGCACTTTGCGGGGGAATCGGATATGCCACCAGTTATTGGGTACATCCGATATGGAAAACGGAAGCTGAAATCACCCAACCTGCCTTATCTCAATTGGGCAATTACTACTCTTTATCTTCAATGTATCATCTGATGAAGAGTCAAGATAAAGCGGATGAAAATATCCCCAATGAAGTATATCAAAATTTTACCGAGCAACTGGTTTCCTATGATAACTTGAAAAACTTTTGGGAAAACTCTGCATACTATCAACAAAAAATAGCTGGCGACACAAAAGAGAAAATACCTCTATTAAATGAATTAATCGAAGAAACCCATTTCCAACCGATCAATAATAAAAGTGGAAAAATAACCCTCAGATTAAATGAATCGGAGCAATTAAATACGTCGCTCTCTTCCTTGATAAATAATGCCAATGCACTAACTCAAAAACATCTTTATGATGAACTCATTATTCAATGGAAAAACTTATTTACTCAAGTGAAAACTGCGGCACAATTTAACTTGAACAATAGCAATAGTGCAAGAAACCAAGATTGGCAAGAAAAATTAAATATGATGAGATCCGTAAGCCCGCTTGATGAACAATTTACCGCCTTTCATTTCATAAAAAGCCCTCAAGCTCCCAAACCTCAAGGACGGAAAAGCTGGGCGATAATAGGAGCAGGAATAGGTTTCTTGTTCGGATTATTTAGTATTTTCTTTCGTCGTAACCCCAAAACATCCGAGTAA